In Salvelinus namaycush isolate Seneca unplaced genomic scaffold, SaNama_1.0 Scaffold1974, whole genome shotgun sequence, a single genomic region encodes these proteins:
- the LOC120037897 gene encoding regulator of G-protein signaling 20-like, which yields MTVSEMSPSRAQRQPNTQRPNTCCFCWCCCCSCSWNEEDRRRKSLETHLETISNCEPCTKPTLEEMRVWAQSFDKLMKNPAGRNVFREFLRTEYSEENMLFWLACEDLKQEMNKNTVEEKARMIYEDYISVLSPKE from the exons ATGACTGTCAGCGAGATGTCGCCCAGCCGGGCTCAACGGCAGCCCAACACACAGAGACCTAACACATGCTGCTTCTGCTGGTGTTGCTGCTGTAGCTGCTCATG GAATGAAGAGGACAGAAGGAGGAAATCCCTGGAGACACATCTGGAGACCATATCAAACTGTGAACCTTG cacCAAACCAACATTAGAGGAGATGAGGGTTTGGGCCCAGTCGTTCGACAAGCTGATGAAGAATCCTGCAGGTCGGAACGTGTTCAGAGAGTTCTTAAGGACTGAGTACAGCGAGGAGAACATGTTGTTCTGGCTGGCCTGTGAAGACCTCAAACAGGAGATGaacaagaacacagtggaggaGAAGGCACGCATGATCTACGAGGACTacatctctgtcctgtctcccaaAGAG